The segment ATCGCAGCATCCGGTTTGAGGACCTTGTAGTAGACAACGGCATCGACAGCTACAGTAACGTTATCCTTCGTGATAACTGCCTGTTTCGGGACGTCGATAGTTACAACTCGCAGATCGACCTTCATCACTGTATCGATGATAGGGATAATAAGGAAAAGTCCGGGTCCTTTAACTCCGCTAAGTCGTCCCAATCTGAAAATAACGACTCTTTCGTACTCTTTTACCATCTTGAGTGCCTGGGTCAAGATGATAACTCCAATAACAATTATAGGTATTATGTATTCTTCTATCATGGTAACCTCCCCCAATTTATATGGAAGAAGTTATCATAAAAAACTATTGCTTGTGGCAATCTTCGTACAAGCAAAGACATAAATCTAACATAGACAATTAAGACTTGATACAATGAGAGAAGAGTGCACTGAATGTGGAGGCAAGGGATATGAAGTTATCTCCACTGAAAAATGTTCCGAATGCAAAGGTACAGGAAAATCAAAGTCTGTCAACCTTATGAGCCTTTCACAAAAGGACGTGGGAAGCTTTTTGAAAGATGGTTCCGTTTGTCCGAAATGCGGTGGAAGCGGGGAAGTTGAAGTAAGAAGATCATGTGAGAAGTGCAACGGTACCGGTGCCTTCTATAAATGTGATGTATGCGGCAAACCCATCGACGGTCCGATCAACGGCAAAGAGGCCTGCAGTACATGTGGTAAGGTAGATATCGTGCATGTGCTGGATGATTCCTGTAACCAGGATGAGCTTGAGGTCGGTAAGTTGTATCAGGCCAAAGTTAACAACATTGCGAATTTTGGTGTTTTCGTAGATATGAACTCCAACCTTCGCGGACTCATACATTCAAGTAATCTCAGTACTCCTCTTGAACCGGGAGATCAGGTTGTCGTCGAGGTCAAGGAAGTACGTCGTGATGGAAAGATGGACCTGATCCCAAGGCATGTAAAGGAGTTCAACATAGTTGAAGTGGAAAAATCCATTCCTATTAGGAAGTCCACAGAGCTCGATAAGTTCATTGGTAAACTTATTAAGGTCGAGGGTGAGGTCATACAGGTCAAGCAGACCGGTGGGCCTACCATATTTACAATATCAGATGAGGAAGGTCTAATCTCATGTGCTGCATTTGAGCGTGCAGGAGAACGTGCCTATCCGGAGATCGATGCTGACATGATAGTAACCGCCACAGGCGAAGTGACAGCACGTGCTGACAGGCTTCAGGTGGAGGTCAAGAGCATGAAACGTCTCTCCGGGGCAAAGGAAGCAGCCGTCAAGAAGCGGATCGACGAGATCCTTGACAAAAGGGCTGAACCTGCAGAGATCGAATTCCTGGTAGAGAGCGAGATCCTTGAAAAGCTCAGGCCTGCAATGCGTCAGGTGGCCAGGGAGATCAGAAAGGCCATTATGAAGTCAAAGCCGATCCTTCTCCGTCATCATGCCGATGCGGACGGAATGACTGCAGCAGTTGCCATTGAGAGGGCTATTCTCCCGATGATAACAGAGATCAACGGCGCTGATGCAGAATATCATTATTACAAGCGTGCACCATCCAAAGCACCATTCTATGAGATGCCAGATGTCACAAAGGATATTTCCTATGCACTTGAGGATGCTGCCAGGCACGGACAGAAATTGCCACTGGTGGTCATGGTGGACAATGGTTCCACGGAAGAGGATGTTCCGTCCATGAGACAGGCCCAGGTCTATGGTATAGACATGGTAGTTGTGGACCACCATCATCCGGACGAGATCGTTGACCAGTACCTGCTGGGCCATGTGAACCCTGCACACGTTGGCGGGGATTTCGGAATGACCGCAGGTATGCTTGCAACCGAAGTTGCACGTATGATCAATCCTGATGTGACGGAAGAGATCAAGCACCTTCCTGCAATTGCTGCAGTTGGTGACCGCTCCGAGGCAGAAGAGGCAGAGGTCTACAAACAGATGGTCTCTGATAAATATTCACTCCAGGACCTCAAGGACATTGCCCTTGCTCTTGACTTCGAGGCATACTGGCTTAAGTTCAGTAGTGGCAAAGGCATTGTTGATGACATCATGGACCTTGGGGATAAGTCAAGACATAAGAAGATCGTGAAACTGCTGTGCGAGCAGGCAAATTCAATGATCGATGAGCAGTTGACCGCATGCATGCCGAATGTAAAATCTCAGGATCTGCCAAACGGCGCTGTCCTGAATGTGCTGGATGTTGAGAACTTTGCACACAAGTTCACGTTCCCTGCACCTGGCAAGACCTCTGGCGAGGTACATGACCGCATGTGCCAGAAGCTTGAAGGCAAACCTGTGGTAACCATTGGCTACGGACCCGACTTCGCTGTTATCCGTTCAAAGGGCGTTCTTATGAACATCCCGCAGATGGTTCGCGAACTTCATGAGGAGATCGTAGGTGGCGGTGTGAACGGTGGTGGACACCTTGTGGTGGGAAGCATCAAGTTCGTAGAAGGAAAACGTACTGACGTCCTCTCCAAACTGGTGGAGAAGGTCGGTTCTGTGGGAGTGGAGTAAGTCCTCTCCCGATCAGCTATTTTTAAAATAACTCTAAAATAGAAAAGTGATTTTAAGACTTAAAAGGGGATCTCCCCTTTTAGTCCACGCGTGTGATGCGTACCAGTGAGCTCAGTGGTACATTTGCAATGGAATCTGAGTTCATCTTGTCAAGAATTACGGCGATTGCAACAGGATTTGCATTTACATCACGGAGCTGTTCAACCACATCTGTGATGGTGGCACCTGATGAGACCACATCATCCACTATGATGCAGTTCTTTTCCCTTACATCAGCAAAGTTCCTGCTGAAGATACCTCTCTGTCGGCTCTTCTCTTTCTTGTCATCATAGTCGTGGAAAATAGCAAAATCAAGGTCAAGCTCTTCTGCCATTATTGTAGCTATAGGTATTCCGCTAAGTCCGATACCTATCACTACTTCAGCTGTCTCATCTGTAGTTTCCAATGACTCTGCGACCATATCACAGAGTGCCTGTGATACGCACTTGAGCCTGAAAGAATTCTGTCCGATACTGCTCCAGTTAACGGATATGTCCTTTGGTGCAGGTGGAACGACGTCCTTCTTTGAACGTGTCAAAAGCCATGTTACGGTTTCCCGGGATACGTTGAGCTCGTTTGCTATCTGACCTGTGACAAAACCGTTAGCCTGCAGTTCAACTGCTTTCTGGATCATTTCTTCTATATTATTCATATTATCCCAGCTTAAATATCAATTAAAAATATTCTTTACTCTTTCTTTCAAGTTGTTATAGGTCATATCTACGGTTATAGTTTTCTTCTCCTGACCTTCTTCAGTGGTGATCCGCAAACAGGGCATTCGTCTCCTTTATCGAACTTACGTCGGCATGCAGTGCACTTCTTTCCCCATACAAGCACGTCCTTTATCTTTTTCTGTGCAATGGGCTGAAATTTAATGCCAAGGACAGAAGCGACGTTCTGGACGGCATAATCATCGGTGAGCAGGATCGAGTCATCCTTGTATTCGTATGCCTTTGCCAGGATATCGATATCCGTATCCGAAAGCTCCTCAACATCCCTCGTCTCTTTGGAAAGTGAAACTACCTTTTTCCTGATGTCGGGATCGGGCTGCTCAACCCGCGTTCCCGTTTCGCAGGCGATCTCAAAACGCATGGCAGCTTCCTGGCTTTTCATCTCATTCCTGACAGCAGGTACTGTTATGAACTGAGAAGTGTCGCCGTCGTAGCCATAAATAAAAACTGCAGAGTCTGTAATATAGAATGTCATATTTTTTTAGTCCGGGCCTGTGTTCATATTTTGATATGTTTCATCAGGCTTATAACTATCCATCCTCCTGTTCATTGGGAGGATGGCAATATGATGTCAACCCCGGAATCCCTTATTTCGAACTGCCTTATTCCGGTGTCGTGTGCGCTTCCGCGTATCTTGAGCACGGAGATCGTTTTTTCTGTCTGGTCTTCCCTTTCTCTCAGGGAAAGCAGGACAGATGCATCCATTCCGTAGTCATTGACGTCCTGCGTTGCTCCGATGGAATCTGCTCCCTGTGCGAACATTGAGGTTATGCCGTTGGACTTGAATATCTCTGCAAGGAGTTTGATATGGTCCTTTGCATCATAAGGTGTCATGAGTTCATTGAACACATGGACATCGTCCACAAAAACACGTTTAATGTCCCTTTCCTTGATCATGTCGCGAAGCCTTATGGCATGTTCCCCGGGTTCCAGGTATGAAGGGCTGGTGTAGATTACATTGACAAGTCCTGCTGAGATATGCTCGCTGATATCATGTCCGATTGACTTTGAATTGTTGACCGTCTGATCATCGGATTCCACAAAGGAAACGATGAGTCCTTTTTCACCGGAATTTGCTCCTTCTGCAATGAACTGTGTTCCGATGGTGGTCTTGCCGGTACCACTACTGCCGGAGATGAGGGTTGTTGAACCTTCGAATACGCCTCCTTTTGTCATGGTGTCAAGCCCGGGAACCCCTGTTGGAACACGGTTGGTGGAATATGGTATGTCCGGTTCAGGCAGTTCCTGCCTGTGGAGGATCATTCCCTCATCTGTTATTGTAAATGGATGCTTGCCGGTACTGTATCCCTGGCCTCTCAGTTTAAGGATCTCAAGGTGGCGAACCCGGCGTTTGTTGACCTCGTCGTCGGAAAGGTAGATGACGCCGTCAGAAACATGGCTCAGGTCACTTGTCAGGAGCTCCTCTTTTGTGAATTCCCCTGTTGCGATCACAAGGGCATCCCATTTTTTCATGCGAAGGAACAGGTCGTAGTAGAACCTGCGTTTTGCCTCCTTGTCAAGAGTACTGCCAATAGCAGTTATCGGGTCAATGACGATTCTGTCCGGCTTTATCTTCTCAATGGATTCCTCCAGGTTCCACATGAACGAGTAGATGCCTTTGTCAAGTGTTTCGGTGCCGATAGGTATGTAGTTCATGTTGCCTGTGGACAGCAGGGAGATATTGTAAAAACTGAGCTTTGACATGAAGTTGTTGACCATTGCAATGGGTTCGTTAAGGGAAGTTACATACATGCATACTTCCTTCTTTTCGGAAGCCGTGAAGATCGATTGCATTGCAATTGTGGTCTTTCCGGTACCCGCAGGACCCGCTATCAATATGGCAGAAGGTCGTGGGAATCCACCTTTAAGGATTTTGTCAAGCCCCAATATCTCAGATCGCATCAGATTCATTATAGCACCTACAATATATATTTGAAATAATTTCTCTGACCACTGTATTAAAGGTTATGTATATTACACTGCATCTGAACATGAAATCTAAATACGGAGCTGTTCATAATACTACTCCTATCACATCATCAAACGGAACTTGATATCATGGAAATGGAAAAAGCGAAGGAAATCATTGTGGATTTTATCAGTAAAAAGCTCGAAGAGGCAGGGATCCCGGGAGCCGTTGTGGGGATCAGCGGCGGGATCGATTCCGCACTTGTGGCATACCTTACTGTTGAAGCCCTGGGTGCTGAGAATGTAATGGGTATCCACATGCCTGAGGATTCAACCCCCGAATCTGAGATAAATGATGCAAAGGAGGTTGCAGAAAGGCTGGGTATCGACTTCAAGATCGTAAATATCTCTGACATCCTTGCTACTTACAAGGACACGATGCCTGATATCGAAGAGGCTACAGCTCCTGTGGACGGGAATCTGAAAGCAAGGGTAAGGATGTCCGTCCTTTACTACTATGCCAATATGCTTGGCAGGGTCGTGATGGGAACCGGGAACAAGACCGAGATCCTTCTTGGTTACTTCACAAAATACGGCGATGGCGGTGTTGACCTTGAGCCTATAGGTGACCTTTACAAGACCGAGGTCAGGGAGATGTCACAGATGCTTGGGCTTCCTGAAAGCATTCTTAACAAGGCACCTTCTGCAGGACTCTGGGAAGGCCAGACCGATGAGGCTGACCTTGGTGTTACTTACGAGAACATCGACAAGGTGCTTGAACCTATACTTGCAGGCGAAGGCCATGAGCGCGTCAGTGAAAGGACCGGTGTTCCTCTGGAGGACATCTCTTCACTGCTGAGACGCCTTCGAGCTAACATACACAAAAGGACAACTCCTCCAATAGCTGATCTGGATGAGCTTCGGGAAGACTAAAAATTGCAATACTGAAATAACGAAAGATTACCTTGACGGGAATATCTTCCCGTCTCCTTCTTTTTCTTTCTTCTTATCCTGACAGCGCACAAGGGGCATTGCAAGATGCCTGCGTGCACAGGGCGGGACCTCGTATGTTCCGGTCTCCAGATCTCTTCCAACCTTCACAATTTCGGCTGAATCCGCAGAGGTCCCACATTTCTTGCAGCGATAACCCTGACCCTTACCTGCGGATTTCATTCTTTTTCCACAATCAGTGCATGTGGGATTAACGGATTCATATTGTTCCTCAAGGGAAACGATCTTCATCTTCTCGATGTTCAGCGTGCTGTTCTTCACACTGCCTGAGAATACGACCCTGTCACCGGGGATGAACTTACGGACAACCTCCCTGAAGTTCTTGGTCGGCTCATAGGCAGCACAGTCCATCTCATCTCCATGTTCATCCTGGATGGAGAATATGGTATGTCCTCCCCTGATGGTCTCCGGTTCGGTTGCAACTGTCACTTCAATTGTATAAGAGTGCATATCCCTGATATCCGCGATCCTGTCTGCAGGTATCAGGTGAAGATCGGTACCCTGGTCTGTCCGGTAAACCATATAGCGTTCTACTGGTTCGGATTCAATCATCTGTGAGGTCTTTGTGACCACATCCACGCTGTTTCCACGGATGCCGAAAAGTACAGGGTCCCCGGCATGTGGTACACAGACCACGAGGTCGTTCGCACAGTCCACGGTATCCCAGGTGTCCGGGTAGGTTGCAAGGTCTGCCTTTCTCACACTTTCCTCATCTACTTCCCTCGGAGTTCCCCAGGCGTTCCTTTCCCTGTAGGCGAGGTACTCGTAAGTGTAATCCCAGCCCGGGTTGAGCATTGCACCGCAGGCGGCAAGGGCACCTATGAGTCCTCGTCCGTTCTTCAGTCCTTTTGATGGCAGGCCAAGTTCTGCGATAAGGTTTTTTGCATCCTCAATTTCCAGTACTTCTCGTACGGCTTTCAGGAAGAAGTTCCGGAGTTCTTCCTTTACTCTTTCCTGGTCATTGTCGGGGATGAACACGATACCCGGGTTTGTCATCTCGCTCTGGAGCTCTGCAAGTTCCTCAACTCTGGAGATCACATGGTCCATGACCTTTTCCGGATTCTCGGTTTTAATTTCAAAGGCCGTAGATGCATTTCCCCGGGTCTTGTAGGGTATTGTAGGATTGAGGCGTATGAGTATAGGGCTGCCTATGACGTTCCCGTACTCTTTCAGCTCATCCATCAATGCTGCACACAGGTATGTTGTGCACATTCCTTCCCTGGAATCCGTATCATCTATGGCTATGATCATGTTCTTCTGGTCCGTGTTCGTTTATATACTAACAAATAGTTTTATATAGATGTGCAATCAATCATTTATCGTCATGACTAAGGATATTCTGATTCATCAGATCATTGACGTATTGGAGCTTGCCGGTTTCACCGTGTCAAATCGATGTAATATCAGACCTCGGAGTTTCGATATCGCTGCACGTCAGGATAATACGCTCCTATTCTGTAAGGTCTTATACAACATTGACGGTCTGAACGAAGAAACTGCCCGGGAGATGATAGCCCTGGCGGAGTATCTTGGTGGCTATCCGATACTGGTGGGTGCAAAGACACGTGACCAGATGCTTGAGGACAGCGTAGTGTATATGAGATACGATATACCTGCGGTCAACGTCCAGACACTTTTTGATTATTTTGTAGAGAATGTCCCTCCGCTTGTTTCAGCAGCACCCGGAGGGCTCTATGTATCCATAGATGGTGACGTACTGAAGGATGCAAGAACGGAGATATCTATGTCACTGGGAGCCCTTGCTTCCGAGCTTGGTGTGTCCCGCCGTACCATCAGTAAATATGAAGAAGGGCAGATGGATGCCTCCATCGACATCGTGTTACATCTTGAGGAGATTCTGGATGTAGCTCTGGCGAAATCCATTGATATCCTGCGAACCTTCGAGAAAGAGATGGATGGCAAGAATGTCAAAGAGGAAGAGCCGGAGAGGACAACTCCTCCCAACGACAATATCCTGAACCTGATCTATACGCTTGGCTATGATGTCCTTTCAACGAACCAGGCCCCATTCAAAGCGGTATCCAAGGACTATTCCAGCACTTTCCTTACAGGGGTGAGTGAATACAGCAGTGCAATGCTAAAGCGTGCCCACCTGATGAGCAGTATCTCTGATGTCATCAGAACGCAGTCTATCTTTATTGTTGAAGGTAAGAGCAGGTATGAATCTGTGGAGAACACTGTACTTATAGAACGGGAAGAGCTGAACTCGCTGTCCGATGCTGATGACCTTGAGACCCTTATCAATGAAAGGGCAAGGCACAGAAGTGAGAACTGACCTGTTGCACCTTCTGTTCTCATAAATTCTTTTTAACCGGCTATTTTTGAATATTCATTATTCCGGAATTTTGGTTATATAAGTCCAAAACTCTAATATATAGCAATCTCGTATGGGTGAGCAATGACTCTCAATATTGCAGTTCTTGTCTCTGGACGCGGTTCGAACCTGCAGTCCATCATTGATAACATTGAAAATGGCTATATTCCGGATGCTGCCATCAAAGTGGTTGTCAGTGACAAGGGAGATGCATACGCACTTGAGAGAGCTAACGATCACGGTATCGATGGTGTGTTCATAGACCCTTCAGCCTTTGGCGGTAAGAAGGGGTATGAGAAAGAGGTCCTTAAGACGCTTGAAAAATATGATACGGAACTTGTTATCCTTGCAGGATACATGCGTATCATTGGCAGCGATCTGATTGAAGCTTACAGGAACCGCATAATGAACATCCATCCCGCACTTCTGCCATCCTTCATGGGACTTCATGCACAGAAGCAGGCATTTGATTACGGTGTCAAGGTCGCCGGCTGCACAGTGCATTTCGTTGATGAGGGCATGGATACCGGACCTATAATACTCCAGAGATCTGTTCCCGTCCTTGAAGATGATACCGAGGACACGCTTGCAGACCGCATTCTGGAGCAGGAACACAAGATCTATCCTGAGGCCGTGAAGCTGTTCGTTGAGGACAGGTTGAAGGTCGACGGAAGGAAAGTATCTATTTCATAATCAATTGATCAATTAAAACGATAGCTATCAAAGGAACGATAAATCATGTCTTACATTTCAGATATCGACCCAGAAATTGCCAATGCATTGGAATTGGAAGCAGAGCGTCAGGATTTCAAGCTGAACCTTATTGCTTCAGAGAACTTCACCAGCCGTGCTGTCATGGAAGCACAGGGCTCCATCATGACCAACAAGTACGCAGAAGGTTACTCCGGAAAGCGCTACTATGGTGGCTGTGAATTCGTTGATATTGCAGAGAACCTTGCCATTGAGAGGGCAAAGGACATCTTCGGTGCAGAACACGTGAACGTCCAGCCCCACTCCGGCTCAGGTGCAAACATGTCCGTCTACTTCTCCGTGCTCAAGCCAGGCGACAAGATCATGTCAATGGATCTTTCCCACGGTGGTCACCTCTCCCACGGAAGTCCTGTAAGCTTCTCCGGCCAGCTCTATGACATCGTACCATACGGTGTTTCAAAAGAGACCGAGGAGCTTGACTATGAGGCACTTATGGAGATGGCAAAGGAAGAGAAGCCACAGATGATCGTTGTAGGTGCTTCCGCATACTCCAGGATCATTGACTTCAAGGCATTCAGGGATATTGCAGATGAGGTCGGAGCATACCTGCTTGCAGATATCGCACACATCGCAGGTCTCGTAGCTGCCGGTGTTCATCCAAACCCATTCCCATACGCTGACTTCGTGACCACAACCACACACAAGACCCTCCGCGGTCCAAGGGGTGGAATGGTTATGTGCAAGGAAGAGTACGCAAAGGGAATCGACAAGTCCGTCTTCCCGGGAATCCAGGGCGGTCCGCTCATGCACATCATCGCTGCAAAGGCAGTTGCATTCAAGGAAGCACAGGGTGAGGCTTTCAAGAAGGACCAGGAACAGACCGTGAAGAATGCAAAGGCACTCTGTGCAGCACTCCAGGAGAGAGGCTTTGATATCGTCTCCGAGGGTACAGACAATCACCTGATGCTCCTCAACCTCAACAAGTATGACATCACCGGAAAGGATGCAGAGGTCGTCATGAGCAAGGCAGGTATCGTCATCAACAAGAACACCATCCCATTCGAGACCAGAGGCCCATTCATCACCAGCGGACTTAGGGCAGGAACCCCTGCTTCAACAACCCGTGGTATGAAGGAAGCTGAGATGGTAGAGATCGCTGACTTCTTCGAGACCATCCTCAACAACAAGGATGACGACAAGGTCCTTGAGGCAGTCAATGCAGATGTACAGGAACTCTGCAGCCGCTTCCCTATCTACGAGCACTTGAAATAAACAAATAAAAAGGTGAACTGCAATGTCTGACGAGGACCAGAACAAGGTCATTGATGGAAGAGCTGTTGCAAAGAAAGTGGAAGCCGAGGTTAAGGCCGGAGTCGAAGAGCTCAAGAGCGAAAAAGGAATCACTCCGGGACTTGCTACCATTCTTGTAGGCGATGACCCTGCATCAAAGATGTATGTGAGGTTAAAACACAAAGCTTGTGACCGTGTAGGCATTTATGCAGAAGACCACCCCCTTCCTGAGTCCACGACCCAGGAAGAACTTCTTGACCTTATCAAAACATTGAACGCAAGGGAGGATATCCATGGTATTCTCCTGCAGCTCCCACTCCCAGGACAGCTCAATGAGCAGGAAGCAATGAACGCCATTGATCCTGCAAAGGATGCAGACGGTTTCCACCCTTTCAACATGGGCCAGCTTCTCATCGGTATTGAGGAACTTGTGCCATGCACTCCAAAGGGTGTCATCCGTGCACTTGAGGAATACAACATTGACATACAGGGCAAACATGCAGTGATCGTGGGTCACAGCAATGTGGTAGGAAAGCCAATGGCTGCAATGCTTGTGAACAGGAACGCCACTGTTTCTGTCTGCCATGTATTTACTGAGGACACCTCAAAGTTCACAAAGGAAGCAGACATCCTCGTGGTCGCCACAGGTGTGAAGCATCTCATCAAGGAGGACATGGTAAAGGAAGGCGCTGTGATCTTTGATGTTGGTATCTCCGAAGAGAACGGTAAGGTCTACGGAGACGTTGACTTTGAGAACGTCATTAAGAAAGCTGCTCTGGTAACCCCGGTTCCGGGCGGAGTCGGTCCTATGACCATTTCCATACTCATGCAGCATGTTCTGATGGCAGCACAGAAGACTGCTTAAAGGCAGTCTGCACTTTTTCTTTTCAATCGTATTATATATAATCGATAAAAACTCATAATCACTGGTTATACAATGGTTGTTGACGTTGACATATGTGGCTTGAAAATAGGTGATAATCGCCCCGTGCGCTTAATGGGTGTTATAAACTTAAGCCGTGAGTCTTTTTACAAGGGATCTGTGGTGGACACGGATTCCGTTCTTGATGTTGCCCAAAGGATGATCGATGACGGAGCCACCATCATCGACCTTGGTGCAAGGTCCACCTGGCCGCTGGCCGACCCCATCACCAAACAGGAGGAATGCGACCGCCTTTTGCCTGCACTTGAACTTCTGAAGGACAATCTGGATGCTGTGATCTCAGTGGATACGGTGTTCTCGGACATTGCGGAAAAAGCACTGGAAAAAGGTGCTGACGTTGTCAACGATGTGGCAGGTTTTGCAACAGATGGCGGTATGTTGGATGTTGTTGCAGACCACGGCTGTCCGGCAGTTGTCATGGCCGCTGGAAAACTTCCAGGCGACCCCATAGGCATGGATGCCATCATGCGTTCCCTTGACGACATCCTTGTGCGTTCCGAGGAACGTGGAATTGACACCAACCAGCTTATTCTGGATCCTGCCATAGGCAAATGGGTGCCTGAAAAAACGCCTGTTTACGACCTTGAGACCATTGACCAGTTCGAGCGCCTGAAAGTTTTCGAAAAACCGCTCCTTGCAGCCATCTCCCGCAAGTCGTTCATCGGGGACCTGCTCAACAAACCCGCAACCGAGCGCCTGTATGGCAGTCTGGCAGCAGCAGCGATCGTTGTGCAGAAGGGAGCACATATCATCCGAACCCATGACGTGGCAGAGACTCTGGACGTTGTACAGATCGCAGGCGCCATACGTAGCAGGCAGCCTGTGGTGGAGGAG is part of the Methanococcoides methylutens MM1 genome and harbors:
- a CDS encoding bifunctional methylenetetrahydrofolate dehydrogenase/methenyltetrahydrofolate cyclohydrolase, producing MSDEDQNKVIDGRAVAKKVEAEVKAGVEELKSEKGITPGLATILVGDDPASKMYVRLKHKACDRVGIYAEDHPLPESTTQEELLDLIKTLNAREDIHGILLQLPLPGQLNEQEAMNAIDPAKDADGFHPFNMGQLLIGIEELVPCTPKGVIRALEEYNIDIQGKHAVIVGHSNVVGKPMAAMLVNRNATVSVCHVFTEDTSKFTKEADILVVATGVKHLIKEDMVKEGAVIFDVGISEENGKVYGDVDFENVIKKAALVTPVPGGVGPMTISILMQHVLMAAQKTA
- the folP gene encoding dihydropteroate synthase — encoded protein: MVVDVDICGLKIGDNRPVRLMGVINLSRESFYKGSVVDTDSVLDVAQRMIDDGATIIDLGARSTWPLADPITKQEECDRLLPALELLKDNLDAVISVDTVFSDIAEKALEKGADVVNDVAGFATDGGMLDVVADHGCPAVVMAAGKLPGDPIGMDAIMRSLDDILVRSEERGIDTNQLILDPAIGKWVPEKTPVYDLETIDQFERLKVFEKPLLAAISRKSFIGDLLNKPATERLYGSLAAAAIVVQKGAHIIRTHDVAETLDVVQIAGAIRSRQPVVEENGFEVSVLDITNPDDAALAMRNIGVTGTGSIIMKDKTVNRVLRINNITTTEALIIKQEILARGGDAALERDAVSHETERTDVIVMGTLLQVRKLADKLECQARNLPLISKMIKDALKQECDVEYSYMSKI